The Intrasporangium calvum DSM 43043 sequence AGCCAGCCGCCGCCCCTCCACCAGCACGCCGCCTGCCTCGAGACAGGCCGGCACGTGCCCTCCGAGCCCAGCGCTGACTGCGCGGCCCTGCACGTCGACCTCTTCGAGGCGGTGCTCGACCTCGTCGACCCCGACGCGATCACGGTGACGCCACACCAGCTGCTCCACCGCATCCGGCTGCTCAGCTTCTCGGGCAGCCACCCCGGCATCGCCCACGGCGAGCTGCTCACCCCCGAGGAGGTCGTGGACACCGTCCTCTACGGCGTCTGCGCCCGCCCCGGCCCGATCCGCGACTGACCCTCACCCGTCCACCGCCGCAGATGTCGAGCCGACGCCACGGCGCCCCCGAACCGAAAGGCACCCGATGCTCCTCCGACTGCTTCGGAGCCACCTGCTGGCCTACCGGGGAGAGATCACGCTCATCGTGCTCCTCCAGCTGGCCAGCACCATCGCCTCGCTCTACCTGCCCAGCCTCAACGGCGAGATCATCGACGACGGGGTCGCCAAGGGGGACACCGACTTCATCATGAGCCACGGGGCCCTCATGCTCGGCGTGAGCGTCGTGCAGATCGCCACCGCGGTCGCCGCCACCTTCCTCGCCGCGCGCGTCGCCATGGGCATCGGGCGGGACCTGCGGGCGAAGGTGTTCGACACCGTCATCGACTACTCGGCGCAGGAGGTCTCCCGCTTCGGCGCCCCGACCCTCATCTCGCGCAACACCAACGACGTCACCCAGGTGCAGACCGTCCTCTTCATGGGGTTCGCCATCCTCGTGTCGACCCCGATCATGATGTTCGGCGGGATCATCATGGCGCTCCGCGAGGACGTCGGGCTCTCCTGGCTCGTCGCCGTCGCCGTGCCGCTGCTCGGCCTCGTCGTCGCCACGGTCATCTGGCGGATGATGCCCTGGTTCACCCGGATGCAGACCTCGCTCGACGGCGTCAACCGGGTCCTCCGCGAGCAGATCACCGGCATCCGGGTCGTGCGGGCCTTCGTGCGCGAGGGCCACGAGGAGGCGCGGTTCGGCCGGGCCAACGCCGACCTCACCGAGGCCGGGCTGCGCGTCGGCCGGCTCATGGCGCTCGTCTTCCCCGTCGTGATGTTCATCTTCAGCATGTCGACCGTGGCGGTGCTGTGGTTCGGCGCCTACCGCGTCGACAGCGGTGCGATGGAGGTGGGCTCGCTCACGGCCTTCCTCGCCTACCTCGTCCAGATCCTCATGGCCGTCATGATGGCGACCTTCATGGCGACGATGATCCCCCGCGCGTCGGTCTCGGCCGGGCGCATCGCCGAGGTCCTCGACACGGCCTCGTCCATCGTCCAGTCGGTGCAGCCGATCCCGATCCGGGTGCCGCGAGCCGGCGTCGAGTTCGTCGACGTCGAGTTCCACTACCCCGGCGCCGAGCACGCCGTCCTCAACGGCATCACCTTCGAGGCGTCGTCAGGCCGCACGACCGCGATCATCGGGTCGACCGGCGCGGGCAAGACGACCCTGCTCGGACTCGTCCCGCGGCTCTTCGACGTCCGCTCCGGCCGCGTCAAGGTCGGCGACGTCGACGTCCGTGACCTCGAGCTCGACGCGCTCTGGGCCCGCATCGGGCTCGTGCCGCAGAAGCCCTACCTGTTCACCGGCACCGTGGCGAGCAACCTGCGCTACGGCAACCCGGACGCGACCGACGACGAGCTCTGGGAGGCGCTGCGCATCAGCCAGGCCGCGGACTTCGTCACGCAGCTCGGCGGGCTCGACACCGCGATCGTCCAGGGAGGGACCAACGTCTCGGGCGGCCAGCGGCAGCGGCTCGCCATCGCGCGGGCCGTCGTCAAACGGCCCGACATCTACCTCTTCGACGACTCGTTCTCCGCCCTCGACCTGTCGACCGACGCACGACTCCGGGCTGCGCTCCGACCGGTGACCCGCGACGCGACGGTCGTCATCGTGGCCCAGCGCGTGTCGACGATCATCGACGCCGACCACATCGTCGTCCTCGACGACGGACGGATCGTCGGTCAGGGCACCCACGACGAGCTGCTCCAGACCTGTGAGACCTACCAGGAGATCGCCCTGTCCCAGCGTGCAGCGGAGGAGGTGGCCTGATGTCCGAGGGAGTCAAGACCGCCGAGGAGAAGGCCGCCGAGGCGCGGCGCGGCCCGGCCCGCCGGGGCGGGCCACCACACATGATGATGGGGCAGCCGGGGGAGAAGTCGCTCAACTTCGGGCCCTCCGCGAAGCGCCTCCTCGGCCTGCTCCGACCCGAGCGCGGCAAGGTCGTCGGCGTCGTGACGCTCGTCGTCGTCAGCGTGTTCCTCAGCGCGATCGGGCCGAAGATCCTCGGCCGCGCCACCGACCTCATCTTCGGTGGGCTGCTCGGTCGCCAGCTCGGCCAGAACGTCCCCGCGGGGGCGACGACCGAGCAGGTCGTCGCGGGCCTGCGCGCCCGCGGCGAGGAGAACCTCGCCGACATGCTCCAGCGGGCCGGTGTCGTCATCGGCCAGGGCATCGACTTCGGTGCCGTCGCCGACGTGCTGCTCCTCGTGACGGGGCTCTACGTCGCCTCGTCGCTGCTCCTGTGGGTCCAGGGCTGGATCCTCCAGGGCGTGCTCGCCCGCACGATGTACCGGCTGCGGCAGGACGTCGAGGCCAAGCTCAACCGGCTGCCGCTGCCCTACTTCGACAAGCAGCCGCGCGGCGAGATCCTCTCCCGGGTCACCAACGACATCGACAACGTCAGCATGTCGCTGCAGCAGACGCTGTCGCAGCTGCTCAACTCGCTCCTGACCGTCGTCGCGGTTCTCGTGATGATGTTCTGGATCTCTTGGGTCCTCGCCCTCATCGCCCTCGTGACGATCCCCATCTCCATCGTCGTCACCGGCCTCATCGCGAAGCGGTCGCAGAAGCTCTTCGTCCAGCAGTGGCGCAACACCGGCGAGCTGAACGGCATCATCGAGGAGACCTACACCGGTCACGGCCTCGTCAAGGTCTACGGGCGGCAGCAGGAGACCGAGGCGCACTTCCGCACGAAGAACGACGAGCTGTTCGGCGCCGCGTTCGGGGCCCAGTTCGTCAGCGGCATCATCATGCCCGTCATGATGTTCATCGGGAACCTCAACTACGTCGTCGTCGCCGTCGTCGGGGGGCTCAAGGTGGCCTCCGGCTCGATGTCGCTCGGTGACGTCCAGGCCTTCATCCAGTACTCGCGCCAGTTCACCCAGCCGCTGACCCAGGTGGCCTCCATGGCGAACCTGCTCCAGTCCGGGGTCGCCTCCGCCGAGCGGGTCTTCGAGGTCCTCGACGCCGACGAGCAGGAGGCCGAGGTCGCCGTCCCGGACGTCATCGACGACCCGCGCGGCGAGGTCGCCTTCGAGGGCGTGTCCTTCGCGTACACGCCGGACCAGCCGCTCATCGAGGACCTCGACCTCGTCGTCCGGCCGGGACAGACCGTCGCCATCGTCGGGCCCACCGGCGCGGGCAAGACGACGCTGGTCAACCTCATCATGCGGTTCTACGAGCTCGATGGCGGTCGGATCACCCTGGACGGCGTCGACATCCGCGACCTGACCCGGCACGGGCTGCGCTCGCGGATCGGCATGGTGCTGCAGGACACGTGGCTCTTCGCCGGGACGATCCGCGAGAACATCGCGTACGGCCGGCCGGGCGCCTCCGACGAGGAGGTCCTCGAGGCGGCGCGCGCGACCTACGTCGACCGGTTCGTCCACTCGCTGCCCGACGGCTACGACACCGTCCTCGACGACGAGGCCTCGAACATCTCGGCCGGCGA is a genomic window containing:
- a CDS encoding ABC transporter ATP-binding protein, which codes for MLLRLLRSHLLAYRGEITLIVLLQLASTIASLYLPSLNGEIIDDGVAKGDTDFIMSHGALMLGVSVVQIATAVAATFLAARVAMGIGRDLRAKVFDTVIDYSAQEVSRFGAPTLISRNTNDVTQVQTVLFMGFAILVSTPIMMFGGIIMALREDVGLSWLVAVAVPLLGLVVATVIWRMMPWFTRMQTSLDGVNRVLREQITGIRVVRAFVREGHEEARFGRANADLTEAGLRVGRLMALVFPVVMFIFSMSTVAVLWFGAYRVDSGAMEVGSLTAFLAYLVQILMAVMMATFMATMIPRASVSAGRIAEVLDTASSIVQSVQPIPIRVPRAGVEFVDVEFHYPGAEHAVLNGITFEASSGRTTAIIGSTGAGKTTLLGLVPRLFDVRSGRVKVGDVDVRDLELDALWARIGLVPQKPYLFTGTVASNLRYGNPDATDDELWEALRISQAADFVTQLGGLDTAIVQGGTNVSGGQRQRLAIARAVVKRPDIYLFDDSFSALDLSTDARLRAALRPVTRDATVVIVAQRVSTIIDADHIVVLDDGRIVGQGTHDELLQTCETYQEIALSQRAAEEVA
- a CDS encoding ABC transporter ATP-binding protein — its product is MSEGVKTAEEKAAEARRGPARRGGPPHMMMGQPGEKSLNFGPSAKRLLGLLRPERGKVVGVVTLVVVSVFLSAIGPKILGRATDLIFGGLLGRQLGQNVPAGATTEQVVAGLRARGEENLADMLQRAGVVIGQGIDFGAVADVLLLVTGLYVASSLLLWVQGWILQGVLARTMYRLRQDVEAKLNRLPLPYFDKQPRGEILSRVTNDIDNVSMSLQQTLSQLLNSLLTVVAVLVMMFWISWVLALIALVTIPISIVVTGLIAKRSQKLFVQQWRNTGELNGIIEETYTGHGLVKVYGRQQETEAHFRTKNDELFGAAFGAQFVSGIIMPVMMFIGNLNYVVVAVVGGLKVASGSMSLGDVQAFIQYSRQFTQPLTQVASMANLLQSGVASAERVFEVLDADEQEAEVAVPDVIDDPRGEVAFEGVSFAYTPDQPLIEDLDLVVRPGQTVAIVGPTGAGKTTLVNLIMRFYELDGGRITLDGVDIRDLTRHGLRSRIGMVLQDTWLFAGTIRENIAYGRPGASDEEVLEAARATYVDRFVHSLPDGYDTVLDDEASNISAGEKQLVTIARAFLSDPALLILDEATSSVDTRTELLVQQAMRALRSDRTSFVIAHRLSTIRDADLILVMEHGRIVEQGSHAELLAADGSYARLYAAQFAGAAADVDDVAEVAGPPVG